The sequence ACTGAGCTCATTGAAGCTTTCCTCAAACTCAATGCTGAGGGTCAGTTTTTCAACCCTGCTCATGAACTGACAGTAGCTGCTGCAAATGTAATCTGTGCCCTGTGCTTTGGAAAACGTTATGGACATGATGACATTGAGTTTAGAACCCTTCTGGGCAGCGTGGACAAGTTTGGAGAGACGGTGGGGGCTGGCAGCTTGGTGGATGTCATGCCCTGGCTTCAGTATTTCCCAAATCCTGTCCGCAGGGTCTACCAGAGCTTCAAAGACCTCAATAAAGAGTTTTTCACCTTTGTGAGAGACAAGGTTGTGGAGCACAGGGAGACATTTGACCCTGAAGTGACCCGGGACATGAGTGATGCCATTATTGGGGTCATTGACAAGGCGGACAGTGATACCGGGTTGACGGAGGCCCACACAGAAGGGACAGTGTCTGATCTGATTGGTGCAGGACTGGATACTGTGTCCACTTGCCTTCATTGGATGCTCCTTTTATTGGTGAAATACCCCAACATCCAAACCAGACTGCAGGAGCAGATTGACAAAGTGGTAGGCCGTGACAGGCTGCCCTGTATTGAGGACAAAGCCAACCTGGCTTACCTAGATGCCGTTATCTATGAGACCATGCGCTACACCAGCTTTGTACCCCTCACCATCCCCCACTCCACCACCTCAGATGTTACCATCGAAGGCTTCCACATCCCCAAAGACACAGTGGTCTTCATCAACCAGTGGTCTGTCAACCACGACCCTTTACAGTGGAAGGACCCACATCTCTTTGACCCTTCACGTTTCCTAGATGAAAGCGGTGCCCTTGACAAGGATCTGACCAGCAGTGTGATGATATTCTCAGCAGGAAAGAGGCGATGTATTGGTGACCAGATAGCCAAAGTGGAGGTCTTTTTATTTTCTGCTATTTTGATTCACCAGTGCACATTTGAAGATAATCCAAGTCAGGACCTCTCCTTAGACTGCTCCTATGGGTTAACATTGAAGCCCCTGAACTACAAGATCTCTGCCAAGCTCAGAGGAGAATTACTTACTGGGGCATAAAATCTTGTTCTTTGTGTTTTCAAACAGAGCGCCCATTAATGGAGTGCAGTAATCCAATGTAATATAAAAGGTATGTACACAACAGTGAATGTTTATGCTTTAATACTGTAGGTACCAACCATAAGATTTATATTCAtactttactattattattatcattagctATTAGCTGTTGATTGTATAAATCACTTTTTGTGACAGATAACTGAATCATGTTTGTATTTCTATAATTTTATTGAACAGGCTATCTATGGGAAATTCCTGACATTTGGAATCAAGATATGTTATCCCTCCAGATTTAGGAAAATAGATATTGTAGCAATTCATGTTACAAAATATCCCTTCTAAATTCTCATAAAAATTGGAAACACATAATATTTGAGTTTTATGGACAATTTCACTCCATCAAAGTATTATGTCAAAGTAGAATTTAATCTACAAGATAAATTAATACCAAAATAACATAGAGATATGTGTGCAGATTGCTACACAAGTGATATGTAAGAATTTAAATTACTATGATGTGGCAGCCCAAAGTCACAGTTTGTAATAAATCTTAAGTATCTTTTGTTATATATGAGGGTATTTAGTTTGGCCACCCCAAATTGGCATATAAACTGGTGGTCATGAATCGATTTTACTGCAAGTGCTTTGTTGTTGCAGTGATGTGGAGAAATCATGTGTTGTGTTGCCCATGTTGAGATATCTGAAGAATTATACATCCTCTGACCCATTCAGATATGCATTCATGGTGTTTGTATCTGCATAAGTACATACGGTAataacaattatacattttcagaaGTTTTAGTGCACTTACATAATTCCattgtattatgatgtattatgttctGGTTGGGTCATAAACATGTAGTGTATGATATCCATAGTGCCTGAGCTCCATGCAATAAATCCTATACTCCTTCTCAGCCCTGTCTGTGGCGTATCTCAGTCTTAGGAGAGCACAAATGCTATGAACAAGACAATGCAGGGAGGTCAAAGAGGTAATAATAGATCATGATGTCAAGGCTGTGTGTTGCCATGAAAGATTGATGTGGACCTTGGGTGTTAGCAGCACACATGCTCTGCCTCCAGACACCAACACCCTGGCTCTGGTAGGGCACATGCAGTCACACCCCCAGCCACAGGCCCCACTCATCAATATTTCACCCAGGGCACTCTGTACTTGGGCTGTAAATCCCTATTTAACCCACGCACTCTGATTCAGGagcagccaggtcacccatgatacaagccagtattcgacgtccatccCTGTCTGAGGACGTCGagaaatgacgtggaaaccggccactagggggaAAAGTGAGTGCGGATTTGCTAgggcagggctgcccaacccttttcctggagatctactgttctttaggttttcagtccaaccctaatttagcatatcagattcagctagttaaggtcttgttgcacagctaattagtagaatcaggtgtgttaaattagggttggactgaaaacccacaggacggtagatatccaggaaaagggttgggcagccctgtgctagggtgttgtgggaaGGGATTGCAGATGAgtataagcatctgcctctggctGAATcaaaaggttgcatgtttgaatccagtGATAGAAATTTGTTTTTGATACAttagttttaagcctatcccaaaccttaacactTACGTTAACCATTAACCATCCATGCCTAACCTTATTTAGAATTTTTAGTTTATGCCTGATCTTAACCTTTACTTTATAAATTTGTAGTTAATGCCTAAAcaaatattcagaacctttgcgatgagtctcaaaattgagctcaggtgcatcatgtttcttttaatcatccttgagatatttcttagaaatttgacatttgaaacaattttgaaatttgacgtttgagaaacatggatgaacgtctaattctgatgtgagactgtgagagctggtattTCAAGAGAGTGCCATCTACTGCATCTGCCATACATCTCAATGCCATCCGAATGATAACTTTGAATGTAGCTATACTGTATATCTCACTCTGAAACCTCAAATGTATTGTATATATACAAGTGGATGTAAAACATATAACATTTCTTGAAAGACAAGGATAGGAACACAGTATATTTGCTCTGATGTAAGACAGATATTTCACGTTTACACAGGAAATTACTCTAGGAAAATGTTTAGAGTATATATGAGAATTAGACAACCCTTGGACGTCTTCTATTTCTTCTCCGCAACTACTACTGTAACTCTGTAGGCCATAGTGATTCTTCTTACCTCCTTTACAGCTACAAAATACTGATAGACATAAATAAACATCTACATTTCACATACAAGttgttacagatgtaggatcttaatttgatcactctttcgTTGCTGAGAAATTTTctacacagcaggaaatgcagatttgtgtattcaaggtttaaaaaggcttctaaagtttgtaatttccactttaaaatgtcaaacttgacaaaaaatatataaaaggacaaattataatccacataatagttTCCTGTTTCCATTTCCTGTTGCTCCAGGATGATTTACCTAATGTAGCAAACTTGCTCAAATGAAGTTATTATAtggtgaaagtattcagaccgcttgactttttccacattttgttttacgttacagctttattctacaatggattaaagGGGAaacaatcctcatcaatctacacacaataccccataatgacaaagtgaaaacaggtttttagaaatattttagaaaacaaatattcagaccctttgctatgagtctcaaaattgagctcaggtgcatcatgtttcttttaatcatccttgagatatttcttcaacttgattggagtccacctgtggtaaattcaattgattggacatgctttggaaagctttggaaaggcacacacctgtctacagtgcTTGGCGGGTAGGAGTGTAGGACCAGTaaatgaaaggttgctggatcgaatccccgagctgacaaggtactgtaaatatctgttgttctgcccctgagcaaggcagttaacacctGGGCGCTGATGATGTGGaggttgattaaggcagccccccgcacctctctgattcagaggggttgggctaAATGcataagacacatttcagttgaatgcattcagttgtgcagctGACTAggtgtgcaactgactaggtagcCCCCTTTCCcttttgaaaagtattcagaccccttccctttctccaGATCTTTTTTTacttcacagccttattctaaaatggattaattaaaagcaaatcctcatcaatctacacacaatacaccataatgacaaagcaaaaacaggtttttagaaatgtttgcaaatctatTACAGATTAAAACCGGAAAAACATTATTTACGTAGGTATtgagaccctttgccatgagactcgaaattgagctcgggtgcatcctgtttccattgatcatccttgaggcgtttctacaacttcatttgagtactgcggtaaattcaattgattggacatgctttggaaaggcacacatctgtctattaaaggtcccatagttgacagtgcacgtcagagcaaaaaaacaagtaatgaggttgaaggaaatatcagtagagctctgagacaggagcTCAGATCAGAGGCtcagatcaggggaagggtaccaatgTTTGCAcgattgaatgtccccaagaacacagtggcctccatcattcttaaaagtaagaagttttgaaccaccaagattcttcctagagctggccgcccggccaaactgagcaattgggttagaagggccttggtcaggaaggtctTACAGAGCttcagagctcctctgtggagatgggagagcttTCCAGAAGGACCATTTCTgtagcactccacaaatcaggcctttatggtaaagtggacAGAACCCACTcctaagtaaaaggcacatgacagcccgattagagtttgccaaaaggcacctaaaagactctcagaccacgcgaaacaagattctctggtatgatgaaaccaagattggattctttggcctgaatgccaagcgtcaagtctggaggaaacctggcgccatccctactgtgaagcatgcatcatgttgtgggcagcatcgtgctgtggggatgtttttcagcagtagttactgggagactagtcaggatagagggaaagatgaacagcacaaagtacagagagatccttgaaaacctgttccagagcgctccgACGAGATCTAACCCGATCCAAcatctccccatccaacctgccagagcttgagaggatctgtagagaagaattggagaaactcctcaaatacatggatcatcatacctaagaagactcaaggctgtaatcgctgccaaaagtgcttcaacaaagtactgagtaaatggtctgaatacatgtaaatgtaatatttcactttttaatttgtaaaacatttgcattttttttattgtgtgtagattgatgagggggaaaaaaacatttaatccattttagaataaggatgtaatgtaacaaattgtggaaaaggtcaaggggactgaataccttccgaatgcattgtatctGTATAGACAGTTGTGTTTCCCCTCCACTATTTTTCCTTTCCCCTTTGTACACCTTTCCCACAGCCAGTGGTGTGTGTAGCCCTCCCCAAGCTGCATTTGGCTGTGATTCGGTCCGGAGCCTGCATGAATGAGCACTGTGGGTGAACTCTGAGGGAGGCTTGTTTTCACATGGGTTAATTCAGAGCAGGCTGTAGACGTTCTGTACTGCTATAGTCTTTCTCTGCTCTGACACTATGGGGAACTTGgatggggtgtgggtgtgtggggggggcgcaTGCGAGGAGACAGAGAGTAGCTATTCCCCCTAGCTCAAGGACCCAGATCTGCTGAATTGTATTTCGGACAGGAAAACAAAACTCACACCAACCAAACTTTTTTTCAGCTTGGGTTCTTCAGCTCGGGCCCTCCCTCCACTCTGCCACCAGCTACAGCTCTGTGCTGTAAAgaatctcactccctctgccaGAGTCCTGAGAGGCATGTTAAAAAGACTGTTTATTAGATGAAGTAGTAACCATAGTGACTGTAGACAGAAGCCGTCGGAGAGATTGAGCAGACAGATGTAATACGTAAGGTAAATGTTCTACTGTCAAGTGCCATCCCTGGAAATACAGTGGAACATTGTGTCTGAGCTTTGGCTTCAGAAGGCCTGGGAGGTTTAGTCTTTCCAAGGGAGACACTGGTGAATACCAGAGTTAACCAAAGTGAAGCACCGCCGCATAGCTTTAGTACCTTCAACAAAAAGTTTTGTTGGACAAAAAGGAAAGTACACGTCAAATCAAAGGAAAATACACAACTAAAGTGTATAATGAGTGAACTTTCCCATGAAGTAAAGACATCAAACTGTCTGAAACATTGAATGAAAGGTGACATTTTAAAAATGTCTATAAATATAACAAGTGTTGTTATGAGGTTGAAAATATCAAACATACACTTCAAGTCTCCACAACAGTTTGCCATGGTCTTAGAGTATTGCTGGAAGTATTGGTCCCATTCAGATAAAGAGGGACTTTCTTTCCCCAAGATTAGCTGGCTTTCACTTTTGGACCCAGAGTGGAAATCATCACCTTCTGCCTGTCAGTTTAATAAGCATGATCCTTCCTTTAACTTATCCTCCATTTATGAGAGAATGTCAGTCTGTCATCAGAACACTTCATAGCATGCAAAGAATTTAGTTGTGTTCAATCCAAAATGGAAAGAGTTCTAATTTGCATTCTAATTCAGTCTAATATATTCCAGAGATGGTCTGTGACGTTCCATTGGTTTTTCTGGTTAACCCAAAATGTGTTTCCCTTCATTTGAAAATCTCCTCTGGAATTATAACAGCCATAAGCACTGTGCAGGAGTCAGGATATTGTTCCAGTTGACATTATAATGAGTGCAAAATGAGTTTACGTTTAATGCCTTGCTACGTAGAGGATATAATAAAACAAATGAATGCTTGAAGTAAATCCCAACAATCATTGAAACGTGGCTTTGTGGTCCTGGCTACCACCTCAGACCAAATCACATGGATGGCTTACTCTAGATGCCCCGTTGATCTCAACAGAATTATTTAAATCTGTATTCAGTTTTTTTGTGTCCGTGTATGGAGTAATCTGCAGACCCACTGGGCACAAcatgtcatttcaacgtggaaaattgggtaatatttggtggacgttgatcaatgagattccaACCTATTTTCACCCACACAAAAAGAGAGCCAAAAGTTTGTTGAATTCCTGTGTGCTATCAAAACAATgtcagatatatatttttttataaaacaaCTTAATATGCTATCACTGTGCTTCgtctaatagcacaaccaaatgacctggattgcagtagAGATTACATAAAAATACAAGTGCAAGGTGTGAGTGAGATTCTGTGCAGGTTATTATAGCAATTGTGCAGATTTTCATAGACCTGTGACCCTGAACATTCTATGTTTACATAAGACATTTATAGTTACAATAATGTCCAAATGTGGCCATAGGTGttttactcattttaaggttgaataaataatGTTACCTtagtgtaagggatttcctcctcttcttccgaagaggagaggcgaaacggatcagaggaccaatatgcggcgtggtaagtgtccatggttcttttaatatgtaaatgtacacatgaacactacaaaacaataaacatggaacgtgtgaaaccctaaacagtcctatctggtgcaaagacagagacaggaacaatcacccacaaacacagtgaaacccaggctacctaagtatgattctcaatcagagacaactaatgacacctgcctctgattgagaaccatactaggccgaaacatagaaaaccccaaatcatagaaaatcaaacatagactgcccacccaactcacgccctgaccatactaactaaatacaaaacacaggaaataaaggtcagaacgtgacagtacccccccccccaaaggtgcggactccggccgcaaaaccttgacctataggggagggtctgggtgggcgtctgtccgcggtggcggctctggcgcaggacgcggaccccacttcaccattgtcttagtccgccttattgtccgcctccgtggctttctcaccatggccacccctctcaatgaccccactggacagaggggcagaagctctggacagaggggcagaagctctggcgcctctgggctgaggggctctggcgcctctgggctgaggggctctggcgcctctgggctgacgggctctggcgcctctgggctgacgggctctggcgcctctgggctgacgggctctggcgcctctgggctgacgggctctggcgcctctgggctgacgggctctggcgcctctgggctgacgggctctggcgcctctgggctgacgggctctggcgcctctgggctgacgggctctggcgcctctgggctgacgggctctggcgcctctgggctgacgggctctggcgcctctgggctgacgggctctggcgcctctgggctgacgggctctggcgcctctgggctgacgggctctggcgcctctgggctgacgggctctggcgcctctgggctgacgggctctggcgcctctgggctgacgggctctggcgcctctgggctgacgggctctggcgcctcagggctgacgcctctgggctgacgggctctggcgcctcagggctgacgggctctggcgcctcagggctgacgggctctggcgcctcagactccggcagcggcgccggacaggcgggggctccggcagcggcgccggacaggcgggaggctccggacaggcgggaggctccggcagcggcgccggacaggcgggaggctccggcagcggcgccggacaggcgggaggctccggacaggcgggaggctccggcagcggcgccggacaggcgggaggctccggcagcggcgccggacaggcgggagcggcgccggacaggcgggaggctccggcagcggcgccggacaggcgggaggctccggacaggcgggaggctccggcagcggcgccggacaggcgggagactccggcagcggcgccggacaggcgggagactccggcagcggcaccggacaggcgggaccacctgcagggaggagacagagagacagcctggtgcgtggggctgccacaggaaccaccaggctggggagaccttcaggaggcttggtgttaaggaggcacctgaaggaccgggctgtgggggagcactggagctctggtgcgcaaccttggcaccacttccccaggctggacaactactctagcccggaccctccagagtgcaggcacaggttgaaccgggctgtggataagcacgggagatctagtgctcactacacgcacctctcccctaggctccactcccacatttgcccggcacgagcggagcgcaggcagaggacgcactgcaccctcccagcgcccggagacacagcacgcagagccggcgcaggataacctggaccaaaactgcgtaccggcgaccagacccgctgagcaggcaccatacgccctggctcaatgcccacactcgcatggcactttcggggggctgccctatagcgcaccgggctatggacacgcactggcgacaccgtgcgcttaaccgcataacacggtgcctgaccagtaatgcgctgcttatcataagcacgaggagtgagctcaggtctgctacctggcttagtaccacacctcgtctgccccccccaaaaaaaatttggggctgcctctcgtacctgtcgcactgccgtgctgcctcctcatatcgccgccgctcagctttcgctgcctccagctctgatttcggacggcgatgtttcccagcctgtgcccagggtccctctccgttcagtatctcctcccatgtccaggagtcctgtgatgctggccgctgttgttgctgctgcagctgctgtcgtcgctgctgtttaccacgccgcttggtccgagttgggtgggtgattctgtaagggatttcctcctcttcttccgaagaggagaggtgaaacggatcagaggaccaatatgcggcgtggtaagtgtccatggttcttttaatatgtaaatgtacacatgaacactacaaaacaataaacatggaacgtgtgaaaccctaaacagtcctatctggtgcaaagacagagacaggaacaatcacccacaaacacacagtgaaacccaggctacctaagtatgattctcaatcagagacaactaatgacacctgcctctgattgagaaccatactaggccgaaacatagaaaaccccaaatcatagaaaatcaaacatagactgcccacccaactcacgccctgaccatactaactaaatacaaaacacaggaaataaaggtcagaacgtgacagatagcCTTAACATTAGGCTATTTAATGtcttacaaaagtaatattggaTTGTGTTCAAGGGAGATGTATATACTGTTTGGATATTTCCATCTGAGCCACTGCCTTTAATCttattctttaacttttattttaggatgagatggagacgtgaatccaacatgtaATTTATTAACTTGTGAacaagttaataggctatttactgtattggaAAAGAGATATATCAACCTTTGAAGTagatcttctgcttggatagttccatctatgccactgacttagtcttcagtttgtctacaaattaataattaatatgttggattcacatctccatctcatccaaaatgttttttaaaaagttaaagaattggactaaatcaaatcaaacattaaatGGACTttaaatacactttgatttgatttagtccaattctttaactttttaaaaatgttttggttgagatggagacgtgaatccaacatatttaTAATTACCTTGCAGAttccatttgaaatcaaccaaagtTTGAAACTCTAGGCCTGTAGGTATTGTCTAGTTTTAGTTGAATCCTGGGCTGTATTAAGGGATAGTccgctttttaaaaatgtttgccaAAAAGGATTTACCCAAatataactgcctgtagctcaggccctgaagcaaggatatgcatattattggtaccatttgaaaggaaacacttcgaagtttgtggaaatgtgaattgaatgtagaataatataacacaatagatctggtagaagaaaatacaaagaaaaaaatcaactgtttttttgtatttgctttccaccaccatctttgaaatgcaacagaaaggtcccaTATCTATCCATCATTCTGGTTGTAATTCCAATGGTGTCCACAAGAGgggagcagtgtatgtgcaaagtttcagactgataattGAAGTATGAGTAAGCTAGTATGGGTAAATCATGAAGgacacatttacattacatttttttgcaaGAATATAGTATCTGTataaatctgtatacttggactttgatttagcttttccagtattagtagccatattgtaAGTTCAATATTTGCAAAACACCCAGTTTTTATAACTTCATAACTctccaaaaggaaaaggcttgCTATCGCACAAGGTTAGCAGTCAAAGTTTGCGACAGATACGGAGTTTCTGTAACGATCCTCTTCCTGTGAATGACTGGCCCAAAGCGCTGTGTGAGACGTGTTCATGACATTTTATTAAAATCAGAACACTAGAACCAAAAATAACATAGAggaaaacgaacagttctgtcaggaaactaacaatacagaaaacaactacccacagaacccatgtgggcaagagctacctacagtgccttgcgaaagtattcggcccccttgaactttgcgaccttttgccacatttcaggcttcaaacataaagatataaaactgtatttttttgtgaagaatcaacaacaagtgggacacaatcatgaagtggaacgacatttattggatatttcaaacttttttaacaaatcaaaaactgaaaaattgggtgtgcaaaattattcagcccctttactttcagtgccgcaaactctctccagaagttcagtgaggatctctgaatgatccaatgttgacctaaatgactaatgatgataaatacaatccatctgtctccgtataaatgcacctgcactgtgatagtctcagaggtccgttaaaagcgcagagagcatcatgaagaacaaggaacacaccaggcaggtctgagatactgttgtgaagaagtttaaagccggatttggatacaaaaagatttcccaagctttaaacatcccaaggagcactgtgcaagcgataatattgaaatggaaggagtatcagaccactgcaaatctaccaagacctggccgtccctctaaactttcagctcatacaaggagaagactgatcagagatgcagccaagaggcccatgatcactctggatgaactgcagagatctacagctgaggtgggagactctgtccataggacaacaatcagtcgtatattgcacaaatctggcctttatggaagagtggcaagaagaaagccatttcttaaagatatccataaaaagtgttgtttaaagtttgccacaagccacctgggagacacaccaaacatgtggaagaaggtgctctggtcagatgaaaccaaaattgaactttttggcaacaatgcaaaacgttatgtttggcgtaaaagcaacacagctcatcaccctgaaaacaccatccccactgtcaaacatggtgttggcagcatcatggtttgggcctgcttttcttcagca is a genomic window of Oncorhynchus tshawytscha isolate Ot180627B linkage group LG11, Otsh_v2.0, whole genome shotgun sequence containing:
- the LOC112261830 gene encoding cytochrome P450 1B1-like, with translation MALLETDFEVKGSSIIREWSGQVQPALVASLVFLFCLEACLWVRNLRLKRRLPGPFAWPVVGNAMQLGQMPHITFSKLAKKYGNVYQIRLGCNNIVVLNGDASIREALVQHSTEFAGRPNFVSFQSVSGGNSMTFTNYSKQWRTHRKIAQTTIRAFSSANSQTKKAFEQHVVAEATELIEAFLKLNAEGQFFNPAHELTVAAANVICALCFGKRYGHDDIEFRTLLGSVDKFGETVGAGSLVDVMPWLQYFPNPVRRVYQSFKDLNKEFFTFVRDKVVEHRETFDPEVTRDMSDAIIGVIDKADSDTGLTEAHTEGTVSDLIGAGLDTVSTCLHWMLLLLVKYPNIQTRLQEQIDKVVGRDRLPCIEDKANLAYLDAVIYETMRYTSFVPLTIPHSTTSDVTIEGFHIPKDTVVFINQWSVNHDPLQWKDPHLFDPSRFLDESGALDKDLTSSVMIFSAGKRRCIGDQIAKVEVFLFSAILIHQCTFEDNPSQDLSLDCSYGLTLKPLNYKISAKLRGELLTGA